In a single window of the Nocardioides sp. genome:
- a CDS encoding sulfatase-like hydrolase/transferase, which yields MSLRRPHVVLGALLVLAALIAATSATGVIGAATSPSSTASATSTKAGPKAPRPNVVMIVLDDFSVDLTQTLRTARWFRRNGATYANAFVVDSLCCVSRASTFTGQYPHQTGVLTNTADPYRPRDPQGGFGAYRYFGNEQRSMAVSLQRSGVHTAYVGKFLNQYENRNGVLPPRQPGWTDQRVIFGSAYDGWGFASTYLSGGNLRAQEHPLPSPYASAAEKDKLYAGTVTSDLAMGAIGRARSPYFVQIAPYAPHSRVGPVGAFANEPVFPAAFGDRPSAARPMGNCGAVRCGALTVRDLRGFGDDQRNNQPRYRDGTLAPHWNPPPGGLGVRTALTFMRDRARMAQSADRMIQRVLNTVDLRRTYVVLTSDNGFHLGQNGMGAGKGSAYDTDIRVPLMVAGPGVRPGVRDGVVSNIDLAATVEDLMGVRTPAYRSGVSFAASLRNPKAATTDFAFVEHTWARVVAGDPDRPTWEAAYELRPGGRSEMDSIPSYVAVRGRDELLLRVNLASIGASGGPGRQFVYEYYDLARDGGFEKVNRFGSKRYRERVADLMSRLRTFDSCRSVRRSSAVPARCRASRIR from the coding sequence GTGAGCCTGCGCAGACCTCACGTCGTGCTCGGGGCGCTCCTCGTTCTGGCCGCCCTGATCGCCGCGACCTCCGCGACCGGTGTCATCGGGGCCGCGACCTCGCCGTCGTCGACCGCCTCCGCCACCTCGACCAAAGCCGGCCCCAAGGCTCCGCGCCCTAACGTGGTGATGATCGTGCTCGACGACTTCTCGGTCGACCTCACCCAGACGCTGCGTACGGCGCGCTGGTTTCGCCGCAACGGCGCGACCTACGCCAATGCCTTCGTCGTCGACTCGCTGTGCTGCGTGTCGCGCGCCAGCACGTTCACCGGGCAGTACCCGCACCAGACCGGAGTCCTCACCAACACCGCCGACCCCTATCGCCCGCGCGACCCCCAAGGCGGCTTCGGCGCCTACCGCTACTTCGGCAACGAGCAGCGTTCGATGGCCGTGTCGCTGCAACGTTCGGGGGTGCACACGGCCTACGTCGGCAAGTTCCTCAATCAGTACGAGAACCGCAACGGGGTGCTGCCCCCGCGCCAGCCCGGGTGGACCGATCAGCGGGTGATCTTCGGGTCGGCGTACGACGGTTGGGGCTTCGCGTCGACCTATCTGTCCGGCGGCAACCTGCGCGCGCAGGAGCACCCGCTGCCTTCGCCGTACGCCAGCGCTGCCGAGAAGGACAAGCTCTACGCCGGCACGGTGACCTCAGACCTCGCGATGGGCGCGATCGGGCGGGCGCGCTCGCCGTACTTCGTCCAGATCGCCCCCTATGCGCCGCACAGTCGGGTCGGTCCGGTGGGTGCGTTCGCCAACGAGCCGGTGTTCCCCGCCGCGTTCGGCGACCGGCCGTCTGCGGCTCGGCCGATGGGCAACTGTGGTGCGGTGCGCTGCGGCGCGCTGACCGTGCGCGATCTGCGCGGCTTCGGCGACGACCAGCGCAACAACCAGCCGCGCTACCGAGACGGCACACTGGCGCCGCACTGGAACCCACCACCAGGCGGACTCGGAGTGCGTACGGCCCTGACCTTCATGCGCGATCGCGCGCGGATGGCGCAATCGGCCGATCGGATGATCCAGCGGGTCCTCAACACCGTCGACCTGCGGCGCACGTACGTCGTCCTCACCAGCGACAACGGCTTCCACCTGGGGCAGAACGGCATGGGTGCGGGCAAGGGTTCGGCCTACGACACCGACATCCGCGTGCCGCTGATGGTCGCGGGGCCGGGCGTACGCCCCGGTGTCCGCGACGGCGTCGTGTCCAACATCGATCTGGCCGCGACCGTCGAGGACCTGATGGGCGTGCGTACGCCTGCCTACCGCTCCGGCGTCTCGTTCGCCGCGTCGCTGCGCAACCCGAAGGCGGCCACGACCGACTTCGCATTCGTGGAGCACACCTGGGCTCGCGTGGTCGCAGGCGACCCGGACCGCCCGACGTGGGAGGCGGCGTACGAGTTGCGTCCCGGCGGGCGCTCGGAGATGGATTCGATCCCGTCGTACGTCGCAGTGCGCGGTCGCGACGAGCTCCTGTTGCGGGTCAACCTCGCCAGCATCGGAGCCTCGGGCGGGCCGGGGCGCCAGTTCGTCTACGAGTACTACGACCTCGCACGCGACGGCGGCTTCGAGAAGGTCAACCGGTTCGGCTCGAAGCGTTATCGAGAGCGGGTTGCGGACCTGATGAGTCGGCTGCGAACCTTCGACTCGTGTCGCTCGGTCAGGCGTTCGTCGGCGGTCCCTGCGCGGTGCCGCGCGTCTCGCATCCGTTGA
- a CDS encoding chorismate-binding protein gives MVVDEELKMMCDICHEGGQVLGPFLKPMTHLVHTEYLLAGRTDRDHREVLRDTMFAATVTGSPVQNACRLIASYEPEGRGYYGAALALFGREADGSPTMDSPILIRTADVGLDGQVKVTAGATLVRDSDPAYETAETHAKAGGILSAFGLVPAAPATEIDLDRLSRDDDVLLALHARNDRLSPFWLRNQKGTPPDPALRGKHVVILDGDDDFVNMLAHVLQILGMTSEVLKHADYRDGALDDADLVIVGPGPGDPRDDEDPKMRQLRAAVARLVEREQPFLAVCLGHQALCHHLGLGLHFKNIVFQGTQEVVSIEGRPERVGFYNTFVARVGDATLPDGVSVEADPETGDIHVVRGPRFAGIQFHAESILTERGYDLLHDLVRGLNPA, from the coding sequence ATGGTCGTCGACGAGGAACTGAAGATGATGTGCGACATCTGCCACGAGGGTGGGCAGGTGCTCGGACCGTTCCTCAAACCGATGACCCACCTGGTGCATACCGAATACCTGCTCGCCGGGCGCACCGACCGCGATCACCGCGAAGTGTTGCGCGACACGATGTTCGCCGCCACGGTCACCGGCAGCCCGGTGCAGAACGCCTGCCGGCTGATCGCGTCGTACGAGCCCGAGGGACGCGGCTATTACGGTGCCGCGTTGGCGCTCTTCGGTCGCGAGGCCGACGGCTCACCCACGATGGACAGCCCCATCCTGATCCGCACCGCCGACGTCGGCCTCGACGGGCAGGTGAAGGTGACGGCCGGCGCGACGCTCGTACGCGACTCCGACCCGGCGTACGAAACCGCGGAAACCCACGCGAAGGCGGGCGGGATCCTCAGCGCGTTCGGACTCGTGCCGGCCGCACCTGCCACCGAGATCGATCTCGACCGTCTCTCTCGCGACGACGACGTGCTGCTCGCGCTGCACGCGCGCAACGACCGGCTCTCGCCGTTCTGGCTGCGCAATCAGAAGGGCACACCGCCCGACCCGGCGCTGCGCGGCAAGCACGTGGTGATCCTCGACGGCGACGACGACTTCGTGAACATGCTCGCGCACGTGCTTCAGATCCTCGGGATGACGTCGGAGGTGCTCAAGCACGCCGACTACCGCGACGGGGCGCTCGACGACGCCGATCTGGTGATCGTCGGGCCCGGTCCGGGTGACCCTCGTGACGACGAAGATCCGAAGATGAGGCAACTGCGAGCGGCCGTCGCGCGTCTAGTAGAGCGTGAGCAACCTTTCCTCGCCGTCTGTCTTGGGCATCAGGCGCTGTGCCATCACCTCGGTCTGGGGTTGCATTTCAAGAACATCGTGTTCCAGGGCACCCAGGAGGTCGTGTCGATCGAGGGGCGTCCCGAACGCGTCGGCTTCTACAACACGTTCGTGGCCCGGGTCGGGGACGCGACCCTGCCCGACGGAGTCAGTGTCGAGGCGGACCCCGAGACCGGCGACATCCACGTCGTACGCGGCCCTCGATTCGCGGGCATCCAGTTCCATGCCGAGTCCATCCTCACCGAGCGAGGTTATGACCTCCTCCACGACCTCGTACGGGGGCTGAATCCGGCGTGA
- a CDS encoding UvrD-helicase domain-containing protein, whose protein sequence is MAEEVAGREIAAEQCFVDDVYVQLKRSADAALALAEEGHERGRLGHEGGLVERDAMTFQAAKRIAQLDAAHEGLVFGRLDMTDSIDPNARYIGRIGLRDERHQSLLIDWRAPAAAVFYQATAAESLGVVRRRVLRSQGQRVLGVEDELLDPTDPKSESLPIIGEGALMAQLSRKRDRNMHSIVATIQAEQDKAIRAPGRSPRGGTVVEISGGPGTGKTVVALHRAAYLLYSDRRRYESGGVLVVGPSGVFMRYIERVLPSLGETAVALRSLGEVVTGIRATRHDEPAVAAVKGDARMAEVLRRAARQQAPGSAQHFRYFYRDDVVTLDRRVLGNVRRSLMAHGARNRQLPRVAKALLDQLWRQVRGERGRDLGREAFNDEILGLDEFVDFAASWWPPLGAQQVLGWLHDPDFLARVSDGILSAEEQALLSKSWADRSDPSIDDIALIDELRYALGDVPERHEDDHGLDDHIGGDLQELTTASDREYAPSGRAWRPPASRIEDDGYAHVLIDEAQDLTPMQWRMVGRRGRTASWTIVGDPAQSSWPNPAESQSARDAALHGKVRHRFHLSTNYRNSAEIYDYAAAYATRVGLDADLPQAVRSTGIGPRVVTADDLEETVRAEVAALAAEVEGTVGIVVPVARRSEVNRWLASWSSLAGDAPSASAAAADPDLAPSGTDRIVVLTGLDTKGLEFDGIVVVRPQEIEDESVTGRATLYVVLTRATQLLTLVG, encoded by the coding sequence GTGGCAGAAGAGGTCGCGGGTCGCGAGATCGCCGCGGAGCAATGCTTCGTCGACGACGTGTACGTCCAGTTGAAACGCTCGGCCGATGCCGCGCTCGCCTTGGCCGAAGAAGGCCACGAGCGTGGGCGTCTTGGTCACGAGGGTGGGCTCGTCGAACGCGACGCGATGACCTTCCAGGCCGCCAAGCGGATCGCTCAACTCGATGCCGCGCACGAGGGCCTGGTCTTCGGCCGTCTCGACATGACGGATTCGATCGATCCGAACGCTCGCTATATCGGCCGGATCGGCCTTCGAGACGAGCGTCATCAGTCCTTGTTGATCGACTGGCGGGCCCCGGCCGCCGCGGTGTTCTATCAGGCCACGGCCGCCGAGTCCTTGGGTGTCGTACGCCGACGCGTGCTCCGCTCCCAGGGCCAACGCGTGCTCGGGGTGGAGGACGAACTGCTCGACCCCACCGACCCCAAGTCCGAATCGCTGCCGATCATCGGCGAGGGCGCCCTGATGGCACAGCTCTCCCGCAAGCGCGACCGGAACATGCACTCGATCGTCGCCACCATCCAGGCCGAGCAGGACAAGGCGATCCGTGCGCCTGGTCGCAGCCCCCGGGGCGGCACCGTCGTGGAGATCTCCGGTGGCCCCGGCACGGGCAAGACAGTCGTGGCGCTGCACCGAGCGGCGTACCTGCTCTATTCGGATCGCCGTCGGTATGAGAGCGGTGGCGTGCTCGTCGTCGGACCCAGCGGCGTGTTCATGCGCTATATCGAGCGGGTGCTGCCGAGCCTTGGTGAGACTGCGGTCGCGCTGCGTTCGCTCGGTGAGGTCGTCACCGGGATCCGCGCCACGCGTCACGACGAACCCGCCGTGGCGGCCGTCAAGGGCGACGCCCGGATGGCCGAGGTGCTGCGTCGGGCGGCTCGCCAGCAGGCCCCCGGCAGCGCACAGCACTTCCGCTACTTCTACCGCGATGACGTGGTCACGTTGGATCGGCGCGTCCTGGGCAACGTACGCCGATCGCTGATGGCGCACGGCGCCCGCAACCGCCAGCTGCCGCGGGTCGCGAAGGCGCTGCTGGACCAGTTGTGGCGCCAGGTGCGCGGCGAGCGTGGTCGCGATCTGGGCCGCGAAGCCTTCAACGACGAGATCTTGGGCCTCGACGAGTTCGTGGACTTCGCCGCCTCGTGGTGGCCCCCGCTCGGGGCGCAACAGGTGCTCGGTTGGCTGCATGACCCGGACTTCCTGGCCCGAGTGAGCGACGGGATCCTCAGCGCCGAGGAGCAGGCGTTGTTGTCGAAGTCGTGGGCCGATCGCAGCGACCCGTCCATCGACGACATCGCGCTGATCGACGAGTTGCGCTACGCCCTCGGTGACGTGCCCGAGCGGCACGAGGACGACCACGGTCTCGACGACCACATCGGTGGGGACCTCCAAGAGCTCACGACGGCCTCCGACCGGGAGTACGCCCCCTCGGGTCGCGCCTGGCGTCCACCGGCCAGCCGGATCGAGGACGACGGCTATGCCCACGTGCTCATCGATGAGGCGCAAGACCTGACGCCGATGCAGTGGCGGATGGTGGGGCGACGCGGGCGAACGGCCTCGTGGACGATCGTCGGCGACCCAGCCCAATCGTCGTGGCCCAACCCGGCGGAGTCCCAGTCGGCGCGTGATGCAGCCCTGCACGGCAAGGTGCGGCACCGCTTCCACCTCTCGACGAACTATCGCAACTCGGCCGAGATCTACGACTACGCCGCCGCGTACGCCACTCGCGTCGGGCTCGACGCCGACCTGCCGCAGGCGGTCCGTTCGACCGGGATCGGCCCTCGCGTCGTGACGGCTGACGACCTGGAGGAGACCGTACGCGCGGAGGTCGCGGCGCTCGCCGCCGAGGTCGAGGGCACCGTGGGCATCGTGGTGCCCGTCGCGCGGCGCTCGGAGGTGAACCGCTGGCTCGCGTCGTGGTCCTCTCTGGCTGGCGATGCCCCCTCGGCGAGCGCTGCGGCTGCCGACCCGGACCTCGCGCCTTCGGGGACCGACCGGATCGTGGTGCTGACCGGTCTCGACACCAAGGGTCTCGAGTTCGACGGCATCGTCGTCGTACGCCCTCAGGAGATCGAGGACGAATCGGTCACCGGTCGCGCCACCCTCTACGTCGTGCTGACCCGGGCCACCCAGTTGCTGACGCTCGTGGGCTGA
- a CDS encoding aminodeoxychorismate/anthranilate synthase component II: MRSTDVVVVDHYDSYTWNLVHLIASVTGVVPTVVEHDRVSVDEVLRHAYVVLSPGPGHPDDPADFAVGREVLLAAERPVLGVCLGMQGLVSAYGGVVARERPAHGEVATIEHDGRGVFTGLPQDFAAVRYHSLQAIEIPDSLEVSAWCGSPNSTTSQAQLNGEGGPTQRRAVMGVRHRALPLEGVQFHPESILSEFGADLIRNFLEGA; the protein is encoded by the coding sequence ATGAGATCGACCGACGTCGTCGTCGTGGACCACTACGACTCCTACACCTGGAATCTGGTGCACCTGATCGCGTCGGTGACTGGCGTGGTGCCGACGGTGGTCGAGCACGATCGGGTGTCGGTGGACGAGGTGCTGCGTCATGCGTACGTCGTGCTCTCCCCAGGCCCCGGACATCCCGACGACCCGGCGGATTTCGCGGTCGGTCGGGAGGTGCTGCTGGCCGCCGAACGCCCCGTGCTCGGGGTGTGTCTGGGCATGCAGGGCTTGGTGAGTGCGTACGGCGGGGTGGTCGCGCGCGAGCGTCCCGCGCACGGTGAGGTCGCGACGATCGAGCATGACGGTCGCGGGGTGTTCACCGGGCTGCCCCAAGATTTCGCGGCAGTGCGCTATCACTCCTTGCAGGCGATCGAGATCCCGGACTCCCTGGAGGTCTCTGCCTGGTGTGGGAGTCCCAACTCAACCACCAGTCAGGCCCAACTCAACGGTGAGGGAGGGCCAACTCAACGGCGGGCGGTGATGGGCGTACGCCATCGCGCCCTGCCGCTCGAAGGCGTGCAATTTCACCCCGAGTCGATCCTCTCCGAGTTCGGCGCGGACCTGATCCGCAACTTCCTGGAGGGCGCGTGA
- a CDS encoding anthranilate synthase component I family protein — translation MEEHFLEVAHSHRRCFWMDGGGAREWSGRRSMIGWLEPDEVSLSYDRSTGLVTRHTETSAEVLGDDPFAALQRELEDSEPDDHWFGYFGYAARPDLPARGDAEVGGAGLPDAVWMRCRNVRFFAHDTDPPPRPSRSRPVGVQAPSGYRHAYALVQEHLRAGNSYEVNLTHRLTVEAATDPAEVYLTLRALNPAPYAGFLQHDLPDARAWLLSSSPERFALITGDRVLETKPIKGTTPRSDDAEIDGERRDALAREPKFRAENLMIVDLLRNDLSRVCRPGTVEVPELMEVESYATVHQLVSTVRGDLRDDVSTVAALRALFPAGSMTGAPKLRTMQIIDEVEATPRGVYAGAFGWVNADGRADLGVVIRSVMTTGDGRWTLGTGGGITVQSDVDEEWAETEWKAERLLHALRTPRS, via the coding sequence ATGGAGGAGCACTTCCTAGAGGTCGCGCACAGCCATCGCCGCTGCTTCTGGATGGACGGCGGCGGCGCGCGCGAGTGGTCGGGGCGGCGCTCGATGATCGGCTGGCTCGAACCCGACGAGGTTTCCTTGTCGTACGACCGCAGCACCGGGCTGGTGACTCGGCATACCGAGACCTCCGCGGAGGTCCTGGGTGACGACCCCTTCGCGGCGCTCCAGCGCGAGTTGGAGGACAGCGAACCCGACGACCACTGGTTCGGGTACTTCGGGTACGCCGCTCGACCCGATCTGCCCGCTCGCGGCGACGCGGAAGTCGGTGGTGCCGGGCTGCCGGACGCGGTGTGGATGCGCTGTCGCAACGTGCGCTTCTTCGCCCATGACACCGACCCTCCTCCCCGACCGAGTCGCTCGCGACCGGTGGGCGTCCAGGCGCCGTCTGGTTATCGGCACGCGTACGCCCTGGTGCAAGAGCACCTGCGCGCCGGGAACTCGTACGAGGTCAATCTGACCCACCGCCTCACGGTCGAGGCAGCCACCGATCCGGCCGAGGTCTATCTGACCCTGCGGGCGCTGAACCCCGCGCCGTACGCCGGCTTCCTCCAGCACGACCTGCCCGACGCGCGGGCCTGGCTGCTCAGCAGCAGCCCGGAAAGATTCGCGCTGATCACCGGCGACCGGGTGCTGGAGACCAAGCCCATCAAGGGCACGACGCCACGCTCCGACGACGCCGAGATCGATGGCGAGCGACGCGACGCGCTGGCGCGCGAGCCGAAGTTTCGTGCCGAGAACCTGATGATCGTCGATCTGCTGCGCAATGACCTGTCGAGGGTCTGTCGGCCCGGCACGGTCGAGGTGCCCGAGCTGATGGAGGTGGAGTCGTACGCGACTGTGCACCAACTGGTCTCGACGGTGCGCGGGGACCTGCGTGACGACGTGTCGACCGTTGCGGCGCTGCGCGCGCTGTTCCCCGCAGGATCGATGACAGGCGCCCCGAAACTGCGCACCATGCAGATCATCGACGAGGTGGAGGCGACGCCGCGCGGTGTCTATGCGGGCGCGTTCGGTTGGGTCAATGCGGACGGTCGCGCCGATCTTGGCGTGGTGATCCGCAGCGTCATGACGACAGGAGACGGGCGTTGGACTCTCGGCACCGGCGGCGGCATCACCGTCCAGTCCGACGTGGACGAGGAGTGGGCCGAGACCGAGTGGAAAGCCGAACGGCTGCTGCACGCCCTGCGTACGCCGAGGTCGTGA
- a CDS encoding enoyl-CoA hydratase-related protein produces the protein MPALVRLDIDGPLATITLDSPHNKNALSRQLVTEVFEHLATAEADQDVRVVLIRSQDRVFCSGADLSEASTGGMVEGAKRIVELQRLILSMDKPVVTEIQGAARAGGIGIVAASDISIAAQDATFALTEVKLGLAAAIISLTVHARMNPRAASLTTLGGMVFDGEQAQAYGLVTRAVPAAELRDETARICAELATGAAQGLRESKVILNSDLIARIDERGEALAEKSAELFASEEAKTAMLAFLSRRKGS, from the coding sequence ATGCCCGCACTCGTACGCCTCGACATCGACGGCCCGCTCGCCACGATCACCCTCGACAGCCCGCACAACAAGAACGCCCTCTCGCGCCAACTGGTCACCGAGGTGTTCGAGCATCTCGCGACGGCGGAGGCCGATCAGGACGTACGCGTGGTGCTGATCCGCAGCCAGGACCGGGTGTTCTGCTCCGGCGCCGACCTTTCCGAAGCCTCGACGGGCGGCATGGTCGAGGGGGCCAAGCGGATCGTCGAGTTGCAGCGGCTGATCCTGAGCATGGACAAGCCGGTCGTCACCGAGATCCAGGGCGCGGCTCGCGCCGGCGGCATCGGGATCGTGGCCGCGTCCGACATCTCGATCGCGGCCCAAGACGCGACGTTCGCGCTTACCGAGGTCAAGCTCGGGCTGGCGGCGGCCATCATCAGTCTGACCGTGCATGCCCGGATGAACCCCCGTGCGGCATCGCTGACCACCTTGGGCGGGATGGTGTTTGACGGGGAGCAGGCGCAGGCGTACGGCTTGGTCACCCGGGCCGTCCCGGCAGCCGAACTTCGCGACGAGACCGCGCGCATCTGTGCCGAACTCGCGACCGGCGCGGCCCAGGGGCTGCGCGAGTCGAAGGTGATCCTCAACTCCGATCTGATCGCCCGGATCGACGAGCGGGGTGAGGCCCTGGCGGAGAAGAGCGCCGAGTTGTTCGCCTCCGAGGAGGCCAAGACCGCGATGCTCGCATTCTTGTCTCGCCGCAAGGGATCCTGA